Below is a genomic region from Triticum dicoccoides isolate Atlit2015 ecotype Zavitan chromosome 5A, WEW_v2.0, whole genome shotgun sequence.
AAAACATTGCTTGACATGCTGCCCTTCTTGGTGTTGGAGATAGCGATTCGCAGATTGGTTATCCTGGACTGAGATTGTGAGGCGAATAATGTCGTGAGAGCAGTCCAGAGGTCGAAGGTATTCTCCTTACCGATGACCTGTGCAAGAATTTCTTGCGAGAGCGAATTCAGCAGGTAGCTCAGAACCTGCTGGTCCTTCGAAAGCCACGGCCCATACAAGGGATTTGGCCCTATCGCCGTGGTCTTGTCAGCTTGCTCGATCTGCGCTGTTTTTGGCGGTGCGGCGTCGCTGCCGTCTAACAGGCCGGTCACCTGCGCACCTCGCAGGGCCGGCAAGACTTGCGCCTTCTAGAGGAGGTAGTTCCCCCTTGTCAGCCTCTCGGTTGGTGGAGCACCGAGATTGAGGCAGGTAGCGCTCGAGGAGGACGCCATGGTACGATCGATAGCGAGAGATTCGTTTTTCTGTATCGCTAGATGTTGTGGAAGAGtgtggctctgtataccatgtaagatgtggtggaagcgttcctactcccgatgggagccgCGTGTGTTTATTTATGGAAGACAGGAACAGCCCCTGTCGTGATGTACAAGTCTACGATGATCGCTAGGACTCATCGATACATGAGGAATCAGAATAGGAAACGAGAAGAAGAGATAGAGGGAAGGTTAGATTACAGAAGGTTAAACGGTATTCTAacaggttgctgcatcaaagcggacaccactgttttggttgatgctcttcttatcttgggcgatcgtgtaaaatgtattcccatttatctcgtaccctttgaaagtcattatatttgaagatggtaactaggacagcAAATACAAGTCATCCTCAACAGCGGCGTCATGCAtggctgcaaccaaccggcgaaagtccccgTTTGTTCACGTGTATCCAGTTGTCAGACtgttccgggtgtttggagcatagaatattcttgtgttcctccatatacggagccaccaaggtgaaattttgtagaactgtgtagtgtgcttgagtgagagaaagcccgtccatacatattatttgtttcgGTCCTAGCATGCCATTTCCACCCGGTCTTCCCTTATGACGCGatccaggaacaccaatcggcttaaggtcatgaataaagtcaatacaaaactcaatgacctcctaattttcatggcccttggagatgcttccttctggcctagcacagttatgaacatatttctttaagactcccatgaacctctcaaaggggaacatattgtgtagaaatacaggacccagaacgttaatctcttcgcataggtgaactagggcgtgcgtcatgatgttgaagaaggatggtgggaacaccaactcgaaactgacaagacattgcaccaaatcattctctaaccttggtatgatttctggatcgattaccttctgagagattgcattgaggaatgcacatagcttcacaatggctaatcgaacgtttttcgatAGAAGTCCCCTCAATGcatccggaagcagttgcgtcataatcacgtggcagtcatgagactttgggttctggaactttttctctgtcatatttattattccctttatattcgatgaaaaaccagacggtaccttcatactgagcgggcattcaaagaagatttccttctcttctttggtaagagtgtagctggcatgaccctgatgtatgccgtccttTACGTGcgtatgttgctggtcctcccgtgcctctagtgtatcttttgtcttttcatacacgcccaagaagccaagcagggtcatgcaAAGATCATCAGCGGGTACCAtctgcacttagaccaaaccatacgttccttgcgtcacctgcaaagtccccccacttcctctcgatttttctccactgcgacccgtcagcgggtactctcaactccccgtctttcttacggtcttctctgtgccatcgcatcaacttggcattctcTTTGTTTTGGAaaaaacgtttcaaccatggtattataggagcataccacatcaccttggcaggaatcttcttcctggggtgctcgccctcgacatcaccagggtcatcgcggctgatcttatagcgcaatgcacctcaTACCATGCacacattcaaatcctcgtactcaccgcggtagaggatgcagtcattagggcatgcatgtatcttctgcacctctaatcctagagggcagacaaccttctttgcttcgtacgtactctcgggaaatttattgtcctttggaagcatcttctttaacattatcagcaactttccaaatcccttgtcagatacaccgttctctgccttccattgcagcaattccagtgtggtgctcagctttttcttgtcagcttcgcaattcgggtacaacaatttcttgtgatcctctaacatgcgctgcaacttcttcttctccttttcacttgcgcagtttctctttgcatcggcaatggcccgacctagatcatcagcgggctcatctgatgcctcttcttcagcttcttcccgcattgccggctcacctTCTTCCCacattgttgtaccatcgtattcagggaacccatggccaggatagttgttgtcgtctttttcttctttattgtcttccatcataacccccctttctccgtgcttggtccaaacactaTAGtgaggcatgaaaccggactcaaataggtgccaGTGAATGGTTTTTGACTTAGAGTAATtccgatcattcttacagccagcacatggacaaaacataaaaccatccgcccacttgtttgcctcagccgcaagcagaaaagtatgcacgccattaacaaACTAGGGAGAGCatcagtcatcgtacatccattgtcggctcatcttcattacacagcaccgaatagaccaaattaatacaagttcatacataaagttcatacaacacttattatcataaaacaacatacaaactctctagctaaagcatttaaatgcaacaacaaatgcgatcaagatctcaactacggtaacaattgatccaacaacataatgataccaagcctcactatcgatggcatattttctaatctttctaatctttagTTTTGCATTTTCACAGTATATACCAACAAAGCTAGCTTAGACTAAATTTATTAGTATTGTGTTGAAGCTGCAGCGCGAAGCTTTAGCACTTAACTACTCTTGCTTCTATGTCTCTAGAGAGAGCACATTTTTTAGTCACCTACTAGAGAGCTACTTAAGAATCATGTGCAGTTTTATCATATTTTTATTTATATACTTTCTACCACTTATTCTCCGAGTACATATTTAGTAAATGCAGAACATTGACATCAATGGTCGTATGTGTATGCAACTGTCTTTATCTTGTTATACGTACTACAAGGATTTCTCACTTTGTTTTATTTGGCTTGGGCAATTTATTTCCTGGTGCTTATGATTTTTGATAGATTATTGAGATGGAAGCGAGCTTTGCTAGAGATACAGATTGATTTTAATAGTTTTCATGTGATATTTTTATAAGTTCCGTGCCATGTTTCATTGCTTGGCTACACAATTACCTTACCTAGAATCATCTTATGTGCATATATTGGTTGTGCCATCATAATCATTTGTTTATCCAAAAAATCCAAAAGTATCAATTTGCATTCACCGTGAAGAATTTTCACTTCACTATGTTCTGTGTCTATACATATATAAATGACGTGGCTGTTTTTTTGTGGAGATTGTGTTATTGTGCAGAAAGTTTGTGCTCTTATGCATAGTTGGTTTTTCTAGAGAATGTGGTATTGTGGATTATGCTTCTTTTACTTACATGTTGTTATTAAAACAGATACATGCATAATCGTTTGCCCAAAACAAAGCATGCCTAGCGTCAGAGTCGAACCTATAGTTGTGTGAGCATCGACGCTGTTGGGCATGGAAGCTTTAGATAGAAGATTTCGAGCACTAGCACGTGTCTAGCCCATGTTCGACCTGGCCAATTTTGATTCATAGAACCAAGtgttttcttccgttgcaacgcgcCGACATTTGTGCTAGTAACCTTTCATGGGAAGATAGTGTGTCATTTCCCTATTAGAGTTGGACTACTTGATGTATGTGTTGTATTATTGGCATGGTCGTAACAAGCAACCATAAATATTGTTTTTGATTTCTTTGGGATGAAGACTTTTATGTGACAACCATATGTTTACTAATACATAGTGGGGTTTCGGAAACTGATGGTTACTTTTGTTTATTGACAAAAAAATACTATGCTCTAGGAGCTTTTAGATTACAAGTCCCTATTTTGTTTGGATTCATGAACCATGGGAGTGGACTTTCATTCGATGCCACTAGCTTCTGTGATGCACCGTGTGAACATGTACCCTTTGTCACATCTATCCATCCTTTTGTGCTCGATATCTACCGTGTATGAACATTACATTCTTTAGTTGCCTTGTATATGAACACATCCTTCAAATGTGTTGTGCTATCATTCTGGTGACTATGGAGATATATTGTACTACACGAATGTTTGTTCTTTTCTTTATTCTGTTATATCCTAATAAAGCCTGGTGTTTTATTAACTTGACCATTACTTGTTTTGCCACATCGTTgagaccggcaccctcgcgccttGTACATGGTATGGGCCAGCGAGCATGAGATGAGACTGACGTGTCGGGCCCACTTCACTTGGGGTCGAACCAGAGCAAGAGCACCCACGGAAATCTTGTGCCCGGCTCCTCGTTCCCGCACCAAACCGGCCGTCGTGCGTTCCCCTTTACCTCGCCGCCGGCGCCACCGCGCCGTCGCGCCGCCATGCTCTGCCTCCGCCTCCGTTCCCGTGCCCTCTCCCAGCTCCTctcgtccccctcctcctctcctatcTCCCAGCTCCACCGCCTCCTCTCTGCCGCCGCGCCCGTCGTCTCCCCAAACCCTAGCTTCGCCGTCGAGGATTACCTCGTCTCCACCTGCGGCCTCACCCGAGCGCAGGCCCTCAAGGCGTCCGCGAAGCTCTCCCACCTCAAGTCCCCCTCCAAGCCTGACGCCGtcctcgccttcctcgccggcctcggcctCCCCGGCGCCGACGTGGCCGCCCTCGTCGCCAGGGATCCCAAGTTCCTCTGCGCCGGCGTGGAGACAATACTGGCCCCCAACGTCGTCGAGCTCACCGGCCTCGGTCTCTCGCGTTCTGACATCGCGCGCCTCGTCTCGGTTGCCGGCAATCACTTCCGCTGTAGATCCGTGGTCACCAATCTGCAGTACTGCTTGTGCCTCCTCGGGTCCTACGAGAATCTCCTCTCTGCTATCAAGCGCAAATCCTACATTCTCTCGTCCAACGTCTAGAGGGTTATCAAGCCCAACATCGCGGTCCTGCGAGAGTTTGGGCTTGGTCCTTGTGATATTGCCAAGCTGTGCCATGCTCAGCCATGGCTCCTCACCTGCAACGCAGAGCGTGTCCGGGCGATGGTAGTGTGCGTCGAAGGTCTGGGTGTACCCCGTAGATCTGGGATGTTCAGGCATGCGCTGAATGCTGTTACATTTGTCAGCGAAGAGAAAATCGCCGCCAAATTGGAGCACTTGAAGAAAACGTTCAGGTGGTCGGATGCTGAGGTGCGCATTGCTATTTCTAAGGCTCCAATGGTGCTGAATAGGGCTAAGGAGTTTCTGCAGAGAAAGTCAGAGTTCCTGATCTCTGATTTGGGGTTGGAGCCGGCATACATTGCTCATCGCCCGGTAATGCTTTTGTACAGCCTGGAGGGCCGGTTAAGGCCCCGGTGCTACGTTGTGAAGTTTCTTAAGGCAAATGGATTGCTAGGTCCTGATCGAGACTTGTATTCCGCAGTCGCATTGAGTGAGAAGTTATTCATAGAGAAGTACATATGCCCTCACAAGGAAGCTGCACCCTGCTTAGCTGAAGACTATGCTGATGCTTGCAAAGGGCTAGTGCCAACTAATTTCAGAATTACATGAAGCAAGGACGTGCTGTCGAAATTGGTAACTGTGTATGACTATGACAGAGTTTTTACCATTCCTAGTAAACTGGTAATTCACATTAGTGTGTTTTTTTCCTAAATAGAGATTGATTTTTTGCTGTAGTACGCATTCCACATGCTGGTTTGCTTGTTGCTAATGCCTAATGAATTGATAGTTTAATTCATGAACCCTGTGGTGTTGATGTAATGATGTTCGTCGTTAAGTAGACGTGAAAGCATCGCCTACAATCTCTGGAATCGAGAgtccatgaatatatttgtgtttccAACTTCCATTTAGGATAATGAAAGTGAATATGTGAGTAGACCAATTTTCTTGTGAAACCAGAACCCAGAGGCCTTTTGATTTTTTTTCCCCATTATCCTTCTAAGGTTGAATATCTTTGTTCGTGAATCCTGTACCTGATTTTACTTCCGCTGAGAAAATTTTCAAATTTGATAAGGTAATCTATTTGGGACTATAGCATGGTCAACAATGAATTAGTCTCATCATTTACATCTGTCATAGTTCGTCAGAACTAGAGGGCCAGTTCAGGCCCTGATACTATGGTGTAAAGTTTCTCAAGGAAATGGATTGCTCAAGTGCGACCTGAGCTACAATACAGTTTCCATGGTGGCCCAGAAGGTTTTCATCGAAAAATTTCATATGCCCTCATAAGGAAGCTGCCCCGCACCGCGCTAAAGAATATGCTGCCGCTTGCAGAGGGGAAGTGCCCCGACCTAGCATTTCCATTGGCGCTAGCTGTTTCTGTTACAAAAAATACTTGGCTGTTCCACGGATACTCAGAATTTTGGTTAACTCCCCTTTTGAAAGCCTTATATTACTTGAGCTTTTTCAAGCACAGAAAGATAGGTCATGCTGTTTCCTTTGCAATATTAAATGAACTTTAGATGCATTATATATCTTGAGGACTGTTAGGACTGAAGTTCTAGCCATTGGATACATTTTATGCCAATATCTACAGATACAGGTTAAACTTGGACTCTTGGAGTTAACAAGTTGCCGTTGCGGTTGACACACTTGAGTTATTTTCCCTTCTTTCTTTGATTTGTGTCAGTCCTGTTTGCACGCAATCACATGTTTTGGTTGAGTAGATAATTAGAGGTGACATGAGCTAGTTGCTGTTCATCTGGTAGCACAAGCAAAAAGACCTGGGAAGCAAAGGAGGTGATAATGGTCCATGTAGCATTATTTATTGGGTTTAATTCCATTACGCGCATGGTACAGCATATCAGTCGAATTccggagggcttgatgatccttgCCTCCTCTGTACTGACATTCTATACATGCTTTGCCTTCAGGGGCTAATCAGTAACATCAACAGAGCGGAAGATGCCCTGCATACTTATTTGATTAGACTCGGTTGTGGTGCTTTCCTGATTCCAATCGTTCTTTCAGGTAGCAGCAGCCTTTTGACTTAAAAGCTTGGCTACTGTGGTCATTGGGTGTATTCATTCTCTGTGCCAACTAGAGAAGACATGGCATGCACATAGGCTGTACTACTTGTTGAACAGGGAATGTTTACCTGGAAATAGTGTTTTAGTCTAATCCACCCAAACTCCGTCTTCAGTTTACTGAATTTAGATGCTGTCTTCTTTCTATCGTGAGAAGATGTTGGATGCAGATGCACGCCGCCTGAGTGAGGTCGCTTCGGGGCACACTGCAGACATGTATTGCAGTCAGGCTCCACTGTTCAAAGTTTTTTGGTTTCGATTTGCTTACAGAATTTCTTTTGCTTGGGCTAGAATAATCTAAGTAGTGGTGGGAGCTTGTGGTTTATCGAGCTGCAGCGTTGTGAGCTTTTAGTGGTGCGTGCGAATGGGAATGGTGACTGCAGCTTGTCATGATCTCTTCTTCTTGGTTGACAGTTCTTCATGCTATAGCTGTTTAGAAGAGAGCAAAGTTTGAGCTGGGGAGATGGTTTTGAGCATGTATGCCCATTTTTATTGCAGGGCAAGTGTTTTGCTTATATGCGCAGTGCCATGGGAATCCATTGACATGATCCAGGTGCTGATCAATGTAATCATAACTCTCCTACAGACAGAAAGGTCATCACTTACTGACTCAAATCAAAAGACAGCAGCACGCGAAATGCACGTGTGTTCCGCAGCACGGCAATTCCGGTCGGGGTGCTTGTGACTCGCGTCAAAGCGGAAACTTCGCTGTGGTGCCTTGCCGGGGCGAAATATTTGTGTAATATAAtgccgcgagagtgatgcttgtaaCCTGGTCTTTTGGCCTAGACTCTTAAACCTTCTTCttattcaatgaaaatggcaagccttt
It encodes:
- the LOC119303804 gene encoding uncharacterized protein LOC119303804, encoding MLCLRLRSRALSQLLSSPSSSPISQLHRLLSAAAPVVSPNPSFAVEDYLVSTCGLTRAQALKASAKLSHLKSPSKPDAVLAFLAGLGLPGADVAALVARDPKFLCAGVETILAPNVVELTGLGLSRSDIARLVSVAGNHFRCRSVVTNLQYCLCLLGSYENLLSAIKRKSYILSSNV
- the LOC119303805 gene encoding uncharacterized protein LOC119303805 produces the protein MVVCVEGLGVPRRSGMFRHALNAVTFVSEEKIAAKLEHLKKTFRWSDAEVRIAISKAPMVLNRAKEFLQRKSEFLISDLGLEPAYIAHRPVMLLYSLEGRLRPRCYVVKFLKANGLLGPDRDLYSAVALSEKLFIEKYICPHKEAAPCLAEDYADACKGLVPTNFRIT